AGCACGCGCACGGAATCCGGGCTCCCCGCGAATCCATGCAGCAACAGCACACCGAGGGGGGCCAGGGAGACGCTCAGGGGGAGTGATGGTCCAGTCTGACCCGCGCCGACATCCGCGCTTCTGGATTCACCCCGGCAAAGGTGGGCGGCAGCCACACGCGCACCACCATCAGCACCGCCATGGTGATCAGGAACAGACACACGGCCAAGATCTGGTGCCAGTCGGTTTCGAGCACGCCCTTCACGATCACCTCCCGCAACACCGACACGATCGCGATCTCCACCGACACCCCGATCGACACACGCTGCTCCTGCAGATAGATGATCAGCAGCCGGAACAACTCCACCAGGATGAGGATGAACAGGATGTCGGCTGTGATGGCGTGAAAGCGCGGCGTGGTCATCAGCGTGGAGTAGATCTCCCGCATCTGCAGCACCATCACCCAGAACAGGCCCACACACAGCGCCACCGCAATCAGGTCCTGCACCGCCTCCAGGGTCTGCACGATCTGTACGCGCCGGAACAGCTGATGCCAGGGAACGCTGCCGGTGGCAGTGATCGTGGCGGCTGCAGGGGTGGCAGGGGGTGGGGCCGCAGGTGGGGTGCTGTCGGGCGAACCGCGGCCTTGCTCGGTGATTGGGCTTGTCGGGCTTGTTGGGCTGGCGAGCGTGTCCTGCATGAACCTTGACCGAATGGATCGCAGCCTATGGGGCGCCAACTTATCGGTCAATTACCTATAGATAGGTAGACCTTATTGCATTGATTGGGGCGTCATTCACTTGGGGCTCCACTGACTGGGGGGTCATTGATCGGGGGACAGCTTGAGAGGTCTTGCTCGTGGATCGGGGCGCGAGGCTCTGATCGCACTGTTCTGAGCGGCCTGAGCTGAACACCCCCGCCAGATCCGACCAGCCCCCGATTGTCCTTTCGCCTATCGCCCCTCCGCCTGATTCCCCCGCTTGACCGTCACTCCTGCCCCTGATCACCCCTCCTGCGGAGCCGGGCGGAAGCGCAGCAAGGTTGTTCCGCTGGCGTCCTGCAGCAGCAGATGGCGCTGATCGATGCGCCAGCGGCGCACCCGCTCCAGGGCATCGCTGTAGCGCTGCTCAAGCTCCATCACCGGCGGGCTGCAGCCCATGCGCGTGCTCGCCAGCTGGGGGAAGCGGATCGCTGTCCCCTCCAGGCTGAAGCCGCCCATCAGGCGATTGCAACCGCCACTGCCGGCCAGCTGCAGGCGCTCGGCCGAGAGCTCCAGCTCGATCGGCTGAGCGCCAGGCGGCGTAGCCAGCTTCTGGCCGCCAAGGCCCTCCAGCCGCCAGGTGGTGCCCCGCAGCGGGGGCGCCTCCCTGGGGCAACCCCGGCCCGGGGTGAGGGCCGAGAAGCTCTCCACCACCAGGGTGCGGCGTGGCGGCTGGCCCTGCTCCATCGACGGCCGCTGGGTGATCAGTCCCTCCAGGCTCACCAGCAGCGGCTGGCCCGGTCGGTCTGCCGGGCGGGCCGCCAGGTAGGCACGCTCCAGGGCCAGGTAGCCGGCCTCCATCGCCACGGGTAAGCGCTGGCCGGTGGCGCACAGGCGGATGCTGGCCGCATCAGCCATGTACGAGAACAGACCCGTGAGCTGCAGGCGCGGGTCGATGGGCGCGGCCTGGGGCAGGCGCGTCAGCCGGTCGTTGGCGTTGGCAGAGGCCGCACCCACCTGGGGGTCGGGCTGGCGCAGCGCCGCCCCGGCGGCAAGCGGCTGCAGGAGCTGCGGGGGCTCGCTGCCACGGCTGAGCTCCAACCGCCCCGTGCCGGGCTCCAGCCGCCAGCGGCCGATGGCATCAAACGCCTGGGGCTTCGGCCGGCTCAGCAACGTCTGCCGCAGTTGATACGTGCCATCGGCAGCCAGATCGAGGTGCCAGCGGACCGGGCCGCCCGCGCCGGGAAGAACCCCCTGCCAACTGGCGGGGAGAGGTCCGAGCGAGGCCGGTGATGAAGGCCGCCGCGTGCTGCTGTCGGTGGGGGGCCGCTGGCTGATCAAGGCGCCGGCACCGGTGGACGCGCCCAGCGCCGGTGCCGTGATCACAGCCACCAGGACGACCACCATCCCGCGCCCCATTCCGGGCAAAAGGCCCCGTGCCCGGCGAGCCTCTTCAGTGGCGCGGGCAACACGCCACCGCAAAGCGCGGTGCGGCATCGGCATCGGCACGGTTGGCGCGTTCAAGGTGACGACTTTGAACGTACAGGCGGCTGCCTCACAGCCAGACCATGGCTACCGACACCTGAGCGCCCGCCCGAACGCATGGGCCACCGCATCAGAAACAAAAGGCAGCCGAACAGCGGTCAGATCACGACACGATGATTGCCTGGAACGCCTGCCACATGAAATCAGGGCACCGCGAAGGAATGCCAGGAGCCATGCAAGACCGTGTGGCCACTTCGCGATGGTAACGAGCTGAATCAAGAGGGCGAGCTACGTTTTCATCATGCGGTGCCTCGAGGTGCAATGGGAGGCGCAATGGCCACGATTGTCATTGCGGCAACGGCCAACGATCTCTGGGGAGCAGCGGTCACCGTGCGCTCAGCCTTGGAAGCCTGCAGCACAACCCTCAACATCTATGCCATCAGCGTCGATTTATCTTTAGCAGACAAGCAGCAACTCTGCGCTTCTTGACAAACTTCGAACTGAGGCACCATCAAGTTTAGTGATTTTGATCTTGTGAAAGTCCATGACTTTCGAACCACTCTACCCGTCAAGAGCAACTCCACCCATGCACGTTGCTTTATTCCCGGGCTCTTGGCCGGGGTGTCCCGCTGCATTAACCTGGATACGGATTTGATCGCTTGCTCAGACTTGAACGACTTGCAGATCCTAGATCCAGAAGGTAAATCCAGCGCTGGTGTTATTGACAGCGACATCGCAAGCCCAAAGCAGCAGCAACGCCTCGGCTGAAACCTAAAGCCGAAAGATCCTTTCCACTATGTTAAATCAGGAGTCATCGTGATGAACTTGGACGCCTGGCGACTTCGCCAGATCCAGGTCAATGCTCTAAACATTGCTCAAGACAACCAAGATGTGCTTGACCCAATGGGCCAGAATGCTCTGACTATGGCCTTGGCAGGCGATTGGCTGACGCTCGATCCGAAGTGGAACACATCGAAAGGCATAGCCGATGCCAGCTTTTTCGATGGGATTATTCATTTCATGGACAAGATCAAATCATGGCATGCAGATGATGCAGGAAGTTTTCAAGATCGATGGTTTCACTATTGGATCGAACCGTTTTCGCCGGCCAGCGCCCCGTCAAGCCACTTGGAATAGCAGCCACCGATCAACGGCTAGCTCGCTCGATTCCCACCCTGGAAATGGCGCGGGGCAAACTGCACAGAATGATGCGTTCAGCCAATCAGCTGCAGCCATGACTGCATGAATGGTCGCACTCTGCTCGATCAGAGGCTGCGAATCAAACCGGCAATCGCCAGCTGGCCACCAAACAGCGAGCCTATAGAAGGTCAGAGAAAGTGGAATGAATTGCGCATGGCTCCCATGCTGAGGCACTCCCTGATGCAGCTTGCGCGTTGATGGGCTCTCCTGGTGGCTGCCGTCACCAGCTGCTCAGCAGCCACACCTTTAATGGTGATCACCGCTATCGCCGCAGGGCTGGCTTCCTTCGCTGGCCTGCCGGCCATGCGCAGGGGCTGCTGCATCGCGCGTGGGCTTGACCCTCTGACAGAATCCACAGCGCCATGGTCCAGGCGCAAGGTGATCAGGCGGAGCATCCTCTTACCTTGCATACCCACACCCTCTCGGCGTCCACTCCGCCGACACCGGCACCTGGTGATCGCACGACTTGGTTAGGATCATCCGGCACGATTGGTGAGCGCTCCGACGGAGCCGTTGGCCGTCGCTGTGATGTTCGAACCTTCTTCCGTGCTGTCTTCTGCCCGTGCCCAATGCCCCTATTGCGGCGTGGGTTGTGGGCTGGAGCTCAAGCCGGCGGCGGCGGCTCTTGACGCCACTGCCTACAGCGCTGATTCCTGGACGGTGCGCGGAGACCGGCTGCACCCTTCCTCCCTCGGCCAGGTGTGCGTGAAGGGAGCCACGGTGGCCGAAACCCTCGATCGCAACCGCCTGAGCACACCGTTGTGGCGCGAGCAGCGCGACCAACCCTTTGAGGCGATCAGCTGGGAGCGGGCCTTCACGATCCTGGTGGAGCGGATCCAGCTGATTCAGGCGGAGCGTGGATCGGGTGCGATCGCGATGTATGGCTCGGGCCAGTTTCTCACCGAGGACTATTACGTCGCCAACAAGCTGATCAAAGGGGCCCTCGGCACCAACAATTTCGATGCCAATTCGCGGCTGTGCATGAGCTCGGCCGTGTCGGGCTATAAGCTCAGCCTAGGCTCCGATGGCCCCCCCTGCTGCTACGACGACCTCGACTTAGCAGGCACGGTGCTGCTGATCGGCACCAACACCGCCGACTGCCACCCGGTGCTCTTTCAGCGGCTGCTCAAGCGCAAGCGGCACCAAAAGGAGGCGTTGCAGATCATCGTGGTCGACCCCAGGGCCACCGCCACCAGCGCAGCGGCCGACCTGCATCTGGCCATTCGTCCGGGCACGGATCTGGTACTGCTGCATGGCGTGGGTCATCTGTTGCTGCAGCTGGGGGCGGTGGATCCGGAGCGGGTGGCGGCCTCCGCCGATGGATTCGCTGAGCTGGCGGCCCTCTGGGCGGGCTGGACGCCGGAGCGGGTCTGTGCCCTCTGCGGCATCGAGGAGGAGGCACTGCGGCGCCTGGCGGCACTCTGGGCCGCCAGCTCCGGCGTGCTCAGCCTCTGGTCGATGGGGGTGAATCAGAGCGTGGAGGGCACCGCCACAGTGGTGGGGATCATCAACCTGCATCTGGTCACGGGCCAGATCGGCAAGCCCGGGGCCGGCCCGTTCTCCCTCACCGGCCAGCCCAATGCCATGGGCGGGCGGGAAGCCGGAGGCCTGGCTGCGCTGCTGCCCGGCTACCGCTCGATCCACGAGGCCAGCCACCGGGCCGCGATCGAGCAGCACTGGGGCTTTCCCCCCGGCGCGATCTCAGCGCGCGATGGGCTCTCGGTGTGGGAGCAGATCGAAGCGATGGAGCGCGGCGAACTGGGCCTGTGGTGGGTGGCAGCCACCAACCCGCTGGTGAGCCTGCCGTCGCTGGATCGGGTGCGCCAGGCCGTGGCCCAATGCCCCCTGGTGGTGCTGAGCGAGGCCTACGCGGGCACCGAAACCGAAGCGATGGCCCATCTGGTGCTGCCGGCTGCCCAGTGGAGCGAAAAAGAGGGCGTGATGACCAACTCGGAGCGCCGGGTCACCTTGTCACATGCCTTCCGGCAGGCCCCCGGCGAGGCCCGCCCCGACTGGGCGATCTTCGCGGAGCTGGGCCGCCGGCTGGGGTTTTCCAAGCAGTTCGCCTACGGCTCCGCGGCCGAGGTCTACGCCGAGTTCGCGTCGATCACCGCCGGGAGGCTCTGCGATCACAGCGGCCTGAGCCACGCCCTGCTGGCCGAGCACGGGCCCCAGCAATGGCCGTTCCCAGCTGGCACAGCGGCGGGGGGCGGCCAGCCACGGCTGCACACCGAGGGGGTCTACCCCACCGCTAACGGCAAGGCCCGCCTGCTGGCCCAGCAACCGCTGGGGCTGGCGGAACCGCCGGATGACGTCTTCCCCCTGGTGCTCACGGTGGGGCGATACCTCGGCCATTGGCACACGATGACCCGCACCGCCCATGTGGAGCGGGTATGCCGCAGCCATCCAGAGCCCCTGCTGGAGATCCACCCAGCAGATGCCAGCTGCTGCAACCTCGATGAGGGCGCCCTCGCACGGGTGAGCTCTCGTCGCGGCGAGCTGACCGTGAAGGTGCAGATCACCGATCGAATTCGCCCTGGCACGGTGTTTCTGCCGATGCACTGGGGTGCCGCCCAGGAGCAGGCGTGTGAGGCCAACCGGCTGATGCATGCCCTCGGCTGCCCGATCTCGAAGCAGCCGGAGCTCAAGGCAGCGGCGGTGCGGGTGGAGCGGGCGGAGATCGCCGGCTGAGATTCAGCTGATCGGCAGCATCGCCTCCACCAGCTCGGGCGAGAGGCGCAGAAGAGCTGAGCCCCTGCCAGTGAGATGGCCATCCACCAGGCCCGACTGACGCAAGCGGGTGAACATCTTGGTGACGGTGACGCGGGTGTTCCCGATCAGCTCGGCCAGGCGCTCATGGGTGATCCGCAGCGGCAACTCGTACCAGAGACCATTGCGGCGTCCCAGGCGCTCCACCAGTAAGACCAGCAGCGCCTTCAATCGCTGTTCGGTGTCGGGGTGGTGGCGGATCATCAGCAACTCCAGGGCCCAGGTGTTGAGGTCCGTGCGAACGCCCAGCATTTCGGTGCGCTCCACCCGTTCGATCTGCACCACGGAGAGTGCTTCAAGGCCCACCCAATCGCGGCGCAGGGCCAGGGCATCGCAGACTTCACCCGGTTGAAGAAAGCCGATCGTGATGTCCTGGCCCGAGGAGGCCAGCAAAAACACCCGCAGGATGCCGGAGTGGACGCGAATGCGCGAGGCTGCGGCGGCATGGCCGCCATCCAGCAGCAGGGTCTGGCCCACCGCCATCGTCAGCTGACGGAAGGACTGATGAAGTGGCAGGGCGGCCCTCACGTGTCGTCGTGGGCGAAACGGCGGTAGAGGAAATCGAGGGCGCGATTGCGCAGGTCGAAGTATTCGGGCTGCTCCAGCAGGCGGGCCCGCACACGCGGGCGGGCGAACGGCAGCTCGAGCACCTCACCGATCGTGGCGGCGGGGCCATTGGTCATCATCACCACCCGGTCGGCCAGGAACAGGGCTTCATCGATGTCGTGGGTGATCATCAGCACCGTCACGCGGTGATCGGCCCAGATCTTGAGCAGCTCCTCCTGCAGTTC
The Synechococcus sp. MW101C3 DNA segment above includes these coding regions:
- a CDS encoding Crp/Fnr family transcriptional regulator yields the protein MRAALPLHQSFRQLTMAVGQTLLLDGGHAAAASRIRVHSGILRVFLLASSGQDITIGFLQPGEVCDALALRRDWVGLEALSVVQIERVERTEMLGVRTDLNTWALELLMIRHHPDTEQRLKALLVLLVERLGRRNGLWYELPLRITHERLAELIGNTRVTVTKMFTRLRQSGLVDGHLTGRGSALLRLSPELVEAMLPIS
- a CDS encoding phosphate-starvation-inducible PsiE family protein; the encoded protein is MQDTLASPTSPTSPITEQGRGSPDSTPPAAPPPATPAAATITATGSVPWHQLFRRVQIVQTLEAVQDLIAVALCVGLFWVMVLQMREIYSTLMTTPRFHAITADILFILILVELFRLLIIYLQEQRVSIGVSVEIAIVSVLREVIVKGVLETDWHQILAVCLFLITMAVLMVVRVWLPPTFAGVNPEARMSARVRLDHHSP
- a CDS encoding molybdopterin oxidoreductase family protein translates to MFEPSSVLSSARAQCPYCGVGCGLELKPAAAALDATAYSADSWTVRGDRLHPSSLGQVCVKGATVAETLDRNRLSTPLWREQRDQPFEAISWERAFTILVERIQLIQAERGSGAIAMYGSGQFLTEDYYVANKLIKGALGTNNFDANSRLCMSSAVSGYKLSLGSDGPPCCYDDLDLAGTVLLIGTNTADCHPVLFQRLLKRKRHQKEALQIIVVDPRATATSAAADLHLAIRPGTDLVLLHGVGHLLLQLGAVDPERVAASADGFAELAALWAGWTPERVCALCGIEEEALRRLAALWAASSGVLSLWSMGVNQSVEGTATVVGIINLHLVTGQIGKPGAGPFSLTGQPNAMGGREAGGLAALLPGYRSIHEASHRAAIEQHWGFPPGAISARDGLSVWEQIEAMERGELGLWWVAATNPLVSLPSLDRVRQAVAQCPLVVLSEAYAGTETEAMAHLVLPAAQWSEKEGVMTNSERRVTLSHAFRQAPGEARPDWAIFAELGRRLGFSKQFAYGSAAEVYAEFASITAGRLCDHSGLSHALLAEHGPQQWPFPAGTAAGGGQPRLHTEGVYPTANGKARLLAQQPLGLAEPPDDVFPLVLTVGRYLGHWHTMTRTAHVERVCRSHPEPLLEIHPADASCCNLDEGALARVSSRRGELTVKVQITDRIRPGTVFLPMHWGAAQEQACEANRLMHALGCPISKQPELKAAAVRVERAEIAG
- a CDS encoding META domain-containing protein, whose amino-acid sequence is MVVVLVAVITAPALGASTGAGALISQRPPTDSSTRRPSSPASLGPLPASWQGVLPGAGGPVRWHLDLAADGTYQLRQTLLSRPKPQAFDAIGRWRLEPGTGRLELSRGSEPPQLLQPLAAGAALRQPDPQVGAASANANDRLTRLPQAAPIDPRLQLTGLFSYMADAASIRLCATGQRLPVAMEAGYLALERAYLAARPADRPGQPLLVSLEGLITQRPSMEQGQPPRRTLVVESFSALTPGRGCPREAPPLRGTTWRLEGLGGQKLATPPGAQPIELELSAERLQLAGSGGCNRLMGGFSLEGTAIRFPQLASTRMGCSPPVMELEQRYSDALERVRRWRIDQRHLLLQDASGTTLLRFRPAPQEG